The Streptomyces sp. NBC_01463 DNA window CCTCCCCGACAATGGCCAGCGCCGCGTCGTCGGGCGACACGAGTCCGGCCAGCAGCGCGTTGCCCCAAGCGGCCAGCAGCCCTGAGCGTGGTTCCGAAAGCATGGCACCAGCCTAGGGAACGCACCCACGCCCTGTCCCCACCCTCCCAGGACCCGCCCCAAGGCCGCGCGACGGCGGTACGGTGACCGCCCGACCACGGGCCCAGCGCCGGAAGCGTTCGCGCGGTGGCGTAGGTTTTCCCTGGGAGCTGTGCCCACAGGCACGCGACGATCTCGAGACTGCATGGGGAGACAACGCGCTCATGAGCGATGTACTGGAGCTGGTGGACGTATCCGTGGTCCGCGACGGACGCGCTCTGGTGGACGATGTCTCCTGGTCGGTCAAGGAGGGGGAGCGCTGGGTCATCCTCGGCCCGAACGGCGCCGGCAAGACCACCCTCCTCAACATCGCGTCCAGCTACCTCTTCCCGACCAAGGGCAGCGCCACCATCCTCGGCGAGCAGCTCGGCGGCGTCGGCACCGACGTCTTCGACCTGCGCCCCCGCATCGGCATCGCGGGCGTCGCCATGGCGGAGAAGCTGCCCAAGCGCCAGACGGTCCTGCAGACGGTGCTCACCGCCGCGTACGGCATGACCGCCACGTGGAACGAGAACTACGACAAGGTCGACGAGGACCGGGCCCGCGCCTTCCTCGACCGGCTCGGCATGACCGACTACCTGGAGCGGAAGTTCGGCACCC harbors:
- a CDS encoding ABC transporter ATP-binding protein gives rise to the protein MSDVLELVDVSVVRDGRALVDDVSWSVKEGERWVILGPNGAGKTTLLNIASSYLFPTKGSATILGEQLGGVGTDVFDLRPRIGIAGVAMAEKLPKRQTVLQTVLTAAYGMTATWNENYDKVDEDRARAFLDRLGMTDYLERKFGTLSEGERKRTLIARAMMTDPELLLLDEPAAGLDLGGREDLVRRLGRLARDPYAPSMIMVTHHVEEIAPGFTHVLMIRQGKVLAAGPMETELSSRNLSLCFGLPLVVEHQGDRYTARGLPLG